GGCCCAGCACCAGGTGGGCCTCGGCCTTCTGCGCCACGACGCCCTCGCCGCTCCCCGCCAGCACCTCCTCGGCGAGCTTGCGCGCCTGCTCCAGGTTCTCCGACTCACGGGAGCGCGCGAGCAGCAGGTTGGCATGGGCCACCAACAGGTTCGCGTCGCGGCTGGCCCGGCCCTCGGCGGCCTCGATGAGCGAGCGCGCCTCCTCGAAGGTCGTGTCATCCATCCCCGAGCCGAGCCCCAGCGAGATCGCCTGCACGTAGCCACCGATGGCCGAGTCGTTCCTCGGATCCAACAACAGCGCGCGCTGGAAGGACTCCGCCGCCCGCGAGTAGGCCAGCCGCTGATCCTTGTCGAGCAGCGTCTGCCCCTCGGAGAGGAGCTGCTTGCTGTCACCGCCACTGGCGTCCACGAACATCAGCCGCCAGCGCGGCAGCACGGCCTCCACCGCCGGAGGCAATGGGGCCCCCTCGGGCTGGCTCGACTGCTTCGACGACGCCCCACTCCCGCCGGACTTCCCGCCCACCAGCTCCTTCACCTGGGGCACGAACATGTACGCGGCCCCACCGCCGCCGAGCAGCAGCAGGACCACCAGGGCCGCCACGAGCCCACCCCGCCCCCCGCTGGAGGCGGTCACGGCCACGCCCGCCGTCACGGGACGCTGGGCCCCGGCACGGGCGGAGCTACGCGGCTCGGCCGACAGCATGGGCGCGGACGCGGAGGACCGTGCACCACTGCCCGGCTCGGGCGGCAGGGACGCGGGCATGGAACCCGACACGTCGCCCGACATCGGCGGCAGGTCGAGGACCTCCACGGACCGGACCTCGGACACGGGAGCGGCCGTGGACTTCTGCAAGCGCTGCCGGCAGTCCTCGCACGCGCCGAGCGCCTGATCGAACGGATCCACCAGCGACTTGCCGCACTCGCGGCACGCCTTGGGCGTCGCGGCGGGCGCGGCAACGGGAGCCTGGGCCCTGGCGGGCGCGGGCGCCGCCTGGGGCTGGGAAGGCGGAGTTCCGAAGAAGTCGAGAAGCGGATCACCCTCGGGAGCCGCGGCGGCCGCCGGAGCAGCCGCGGCGGGCGGCGTATTGAAGCCAGGCGGCGCGTTGAAATCGAAGATGCCGTCGTCCGCCGGCTCCGGAAGCGCCGGAGCGGCCTGCGCGGAAGGCGGAGCGCTGAATCCAGGCGGCGCGTTGAAGTCGAAGATGCCGTCGTCCGCCGGCTCCGGGAGCGGAGCGGGCGCGGCCGGCTTCGGCTGCGGAGCGGCGGGCCTGGCCTGCACAGGCGCGGCCGGCTTCGGCTGCGGAGCCGGAGGCGGCGCATCGAAGCCGGGCGGCGAGTTGAAGTCGAACAGCGCGTCGTCCGACGGCACGGAGAAGGCCGGTGTAGCGGGCTTCGGCTGCGGAGCCGGAGCGGCGGGCCTGGCCTGCACGGGCGCGGCCGGCTTCGGCTGCGGAGCCGCAACGGGCGGCGGGGGCGGTGCGATCTCGTCGAACAGCAGATCGCCCGACGGAATCGCATAGCCCGGCGTGGCCGGCTTGGACTCGAGGATCGGATACGTCGGATTGGACGGAGACGACTGCGTGAGATCCGCGAGATCGCCGAACAACGCGTCCTTCGACAGGGCCGGCGAGGGCGGACTGCCGATCGACGCGAGGTCGTCCATCAACGAGTCCGCCGCGTCCACGTTGGGATCCGGCGCGGGCTCGAGATCTCCGAGGTCCCCGAAGAGCTCATCGGTCAGGGACGCGGACGGCGTGGCGGGCCTCGCTGCCGCGGAAGGAGCGGCGGCGGGCTTCGCCACTGGCGCGGCGGGCTTGGGCGCGGCAGCGGGCTTCGCCACCGGCGCAGAGGGCTTGGCCACCGGCGCGGCGGCGGGCTTGGGCACGGGGGCCGAGGCTACGTCCGGTTGCGCGGGAGCATCCTCGCGCTTCACCAACTGCAGGTGGCGACAGCGCGGACACTGCGCGCGCACACCCTTGGGGGTGATGACCCGGTCATCGATGGCGTAGGCCGCCGCACATTTCTGGCAGGTAATCCGCATGGCTCAGTGGCGGAAGTGTCGCACTCCCGTGAGCACCATGGCCATGCCATGTTCATCGGCCGCCGCGACGATCTCTGAGTCGCGGACCGAGCCGCCAGGCTGGATGACGCAGGTGGCCCCCGCCCGGGCCGCCTCGTCGAGCCCATCCCTGAAGGGGAAGAAGGCATCCGAGGCCACGGCGCTCCCCTTGAGGGCCTCGCCACCCCGGGCGGTGGCGATCTTCGCCGAGTCCACC
This is a stretch of genomic DNA from Archangium violaceum. It encodes these proteins:
- a CDS encoding tetratricopeptide repeat protein, coding for MRITCQKCAAAYAIDDRVITPKGVRAQCPRCRHLQLVKREDAPAQPDVASAPVPKPAAAPVAKPSAPVAKPAAAPKPAAPVAKPAAAPSAAARPATPSASLTDELFGDLGDLEPAPDPNVDAADSLMDDLASIGSPPSPALSKDALFGDLADLTQSSPSNPTYPILESKPATPGYAIPSGDLLFDEIAPPPPPVAAPQPKPAAPVQARPAAPAPQPKPATPAFSVPSDDALFDFNSPPGFDAPPPAPQPKPAAPVQARPAAPQPKPAAPAPLPEPADDGIFDFNAPPGFSAPPSAQAAPALPEPADDGIFDFNAPPGFNTPPAAAAPAAAAAPEGDPLLDFFGTPPSQPQAAPAPARAQAPVAAPAATPKACRECGKSLVDPFDQALGACEDCRQRLQKSTAAPVSEVRSVEVLDLPPMSGDVSGSMPASLPPEPGSGARSSASAPMLSAEPRSSARAGAQRPVTAGVAVTASSGGRGGLVAALVVLLLLGGGGAAYMFVPQVKELVGGKSGGSGASSKQSSQPEGAPLPPAVEAVLPRWRLMFVDASGGDSKQLLSEGQTLLDKDQRLAYSRAAESFQRALLLDPRNDSAIGGYVQAISLGLGSGMDDTTFEEARSLIEAAEGRASRDANLLVAHANLLLARSRESENLEQARKLAEEVLAGSGEGVVAQKAEAHLVLGRVFLTSSRELANQHFDSALAIASDLHRVHYYRALADETAGDYPLAIDRLQKRLEQDPDHWETRSTLARIYLEVGETEKARQLYEARLKSSPGDFHALLAIAVMRYQVEGGVPGALGALRGLLRNRDKYEPGEVAELLLHLSAVERVSRNLEASAKAARESQELVKNNPAANLQLFLVSVARKDAAAAAGHLATLKGHLDDPALEKMLEGRLRLLERKPAEALAVLLESARLDPRRADAMLLAGVAAAQDGRRDEAFRVLAQVLQADPLRLAPRPVLTTFYMRSEDLLEGLEGSIVAIARGDDDLLPHLYEGLLRFHQGDNAAAEKMLKKVAEVDSNNAPSFAYRTLIAMERKDMKAAKNHAAHAVAGGRQVAIAHLVQGLVMIESKQVEPAKRSLREAVTLSPKLYAAAVKLAELEAATSRNDVRARLVRLLGLDPSYLPAKRVLYQLEKRG